The following proteins are co-located in the Microbacterium immunditiarum genome:
- a CDS encoding TlyA family RNA methyltransferase, protein MTERLDAALASRGLARSRTHAASLIAQGLVTVDGRPVVKASTKVGDAAVLDVSGGDHYVSRAAHKLIAALDAFDVDVTGRIALDMGASTGGFTQVLRERGASPVIAVDVGHGQLAASVASDPGVISIEGFNVRDMTRENLAAASGVHEPPSLITGDLSFISLTHVLPAARAVAADDADLVLLIKPQFEVGRTGVREGLVKDAALRADAVAGVLWAAWDEGLGTLGLISSPIAGTHGNSEFVVHIAPGRGSNPTEWLGTVNRLTGST, encoded by the coding sequence ATGACGGAGCGCCTCGACGCCGCACTGGCATCGCGAGGCCTCGCGCGGTCGCGCACGCACGCGGCATCGCTCATCGCGCAGGGCCTGGTGACCGTCGACGGCAGGCCGGTCGTGAAGGCCTCGACCAAGGTCGGCGACGCCGCCGTGCTGGACGTGTCGGGCGGCGACCATTACGTCAGCCGTGCGGCCCACAAGCTCATCGCCGCACTCGACGCGTTCGACGTCGACGTCACCGGCCGGATCGCGCTGGACATGGGCGCGTCGACGGGCGGGTTCACCCAGGTGCTGCGCGAGCGCGGCGCGTCGCCGGTGATCGCCGTCGACGTCGGGCACGGGCAGCTCGCGGCATCCGTCGCGTCCGATCCCGGCGTCATCTCGATCGAAGGCTTCAACGTGCGCGACATGACGCGCGAGAACCTGGCGGCCGCCAGCGGCGTCCACGAGCCGCCCTCGCTCATCACCGGCGACCTTTCGTTCATCTCGCTCACGCACGTGCTGCCCGCCGCTCGTGCTGTCGCGGCGGACGATGCCGACCTCGTGCTGCTCATCAAGCCGCAGTTCGAAGTCGGCCGCACCGGCGTGCGGGAGGGGCTCGTGAAGGACGCGGCGCTGCGCGCCGACGCGGTCGCCGGCGTGCTGTGGGCGGCGTGGGACGAGGGGCTCGGCACGCTCGGCCTCATCTCCTCCCCAATCGCGGGAACGCACGGGAACTCCGAGTTCGTCGTGCACATCGCGCCGGGGCGGGGGAGCAATCCGACAGAATGGTTGGGCACCGTGAACCGACTGACGGGGAGCACATGA
- a CDS encoding HAD-IIA family hydrolase yields MGLFTRRASTPTPLDNVDVILADLDGVVYAGAQALPHAVDSLNRARDGRRLAYITNNASRTDASVAEHLSELGLPTQPDEVVTSPQAAMRLLSTLIPAGSPVLVVGGEGLVVEVEKAGFTVTRRAQDDPAAVVQGFSPDVDWTQLAEAAFALKVPENEGGIPWIATNTDWTIPMARGIAPGNGTLVSAVHTAVGRLATVAGKPETPIFEEAVARFGARHPLFLGDRLDTDILGANRAGIPSALALTGVDRPKHVLAAPAGSQPTYILSDLRELDQPYPDAVVRDGIVTVRGASVRVNGADVEILSEGDEPIDLLRAGAKAIWDTGRAIFGFRVPERLYADPFHRP; encoded by the coding sequence TTGGGTCTGTTCACCCGCCGAGCGTCGACCCCGACGCCGCTCGACAATGTGGATGTCATCCTCGCCGACCTCGACGGGGTCGTGTATGCCGGAGCTCAGGCACTCCCGCACGCGGTCGACAGTCTCAATCGGGCTCGCGACGGCCGCCGTCTCGCCTACATCACCAACAACGCGTCGCGCACCGACGCATCCGTCGCTGAGCATCTGTCGGAGCTCGGTCTTCCGACGCAGCCCGACGAGGTCGTCACCAGCCCGCAGGCCGCGATGCGGCTCCTGTCGACGCTGATCCCCGCGGGCTCGCCCGTGCTCGTCGTCGGCGGGGAGGGCCTCGTCGTCGAGGTGGAGAAGGCGGGGTTCACCGTCACGCGCCGTGCGCAGGATGACCCGGCTGCCGTCGTGCAGGGGTTCTCGCCCGACGTCGACTGGACGCAGCTCGCCGAAGCCGCGTTCGCGCTCAAGGTCCCAGAGAACGAGGGCGGCATCCCGTGGATCGCGACCAACACCGACTGGACGATCCCGATGGCTCGCGGCATCGCCCCAGGAAACGGCACTCTGGTCTCGGCGGTGCACACGGCTGTCGGACGCCTCGCGACCGTCGCAGGCAAGCCTGAGACGCCGATCTTCGAAGAGGCCGTGGCGCGATTCGGAGCGCGGCATCCGCTGTTCCTCGGCGATCGTCTCGACACCGACATCCTGGGCGCCAACCGCGCCGGCATTCCCTCGGCTCTCGCCCTCACGGGCGTCGATCGTCCCAAGCACGTGCTGGCGGCTCCCGCCGGGTCGCAGCCGACGTACATCCTGAGCGACCTCCGCGAGCTCGACCAGCCGTACCCCGACGCGGTCGTGCGCGACGGCATCGTGACTGTGCGCGGCGCGAGTGTGCGTGTCAACGGCGCCGACGTCGAGATTCTCTCCGAGGGCGACGAGCCGATCGACCTGCTGCGCGCCGGCGCGAAGGCGATCTGGGACACCGGCCGCGCGATCTTCGGCTTCCGCGTTCCCGAACGGCTCTACGCGGACCCGTTCCATCGCCCGTGA